A window from Micromonospora terminaliae encodes these proteins:
- a CDS encoding thymidine kinase, with protein MTDDAAAAPICLALPLPGPGDDRAGGCAAARAVDGRPLHAAALKFFWGPMDCGKSTMALQMNYNHARQGRRGLVTTRIDRSLGPQVTTRIGLAHSAVEVTDELDLRDLVRDAWAEGVRVDYLICDEASFYNLDHIEQMADLVDNFDVDVYAFGLATDFRSCLFPAAQRLFELADEVARIQVEVLCWCGREGQLNARVVEGRVVREGEQVVIGDTVDTADVRYQVLCRRHYRSGDLGPRA; from the coding sequence GTGACCGACGACGCCGCTGCCGCCCCGATCTGCCTGGCCCTCCCACTCCCGGGCCCCGGCGACGACCGTGCCGGCGGCTGCGCCGCCGCGCGCGCCGTCGACGGCCGGCCGCTGCACGCCGCCGCGCTGAAGTTCTTCTGGGGCCCGATGGACTGCGGCAAGTCCACGATGGCCCTGCAGATGAACTACAACCACGCCCGGCAGGGCCGCCGCGGCCTGGTCACCACGCGCATCGACCGCTCCCTCGGCCCGCAGGTCACCACCCGCATCGGGCTCGCGCACTCGGCCGTCGAGGTGACCGACGAGCTGGACCTGCGCGACCTGGTGCGCGACGCCTGGGCCGAGGGGGTCCGCGTCGACTACCTGATCTGCGACGAGGCGTCCTTCTACAACCTGGACCACATCGAGCAGATGGCCGACCTGGTGGACAACTTCGACGTCGACGTGTACGCCTTCGGCCTGGCCACCGACTTCCGCTCCTGCCTGTTCCCCGCCGCGCAGCGGCTGTTCGAACTCGCCGACGAGGTGGCCCGCATCCAGGTCGAGGTGCTGTGCTGGTGCGGCCGCGAGGGGCAGCTCAACGCCCGGGTCGTCGAGGGGCGGGTCGTGCGCGAGGGCGAGCAGGTCGTCATCGGCGACACCGTGGACACCGCCGACGTGCGCTACCAGGTGCTGTGCCGGCGCCACTACCGCTCCGGCGACCTCGGCCCACGCGCCTGA
- a CDS encoding DUF4180 domain-containing protein, which translates to MPDVLEERTGVPVLVCDPAGPPVATTEAALDLIGGASFGGAEVVAVPAERLDPSFFALGTRFAGEVMQKFVNYRLRLVVVGDISAHLAASGALRALVAESNRHDHVWFVPDLAALDARLGGG; encoded by the coding sequence ATGCCTGACGTGCTTGAGGAGCGGACCGGGGTGCCGGTGCTGGTCTGCGACCCGGCCGGCCCGCCGGTGGCCACCACCGAGGCGGCCCTCGACCTGATCGGCGGCGCGTCCTTCGGCGGCGCCGAGGTGGTCGCCGTGCCCGCCGAGCGGCTCGACCCGAGCTTCTTCGCCCTGGGCACCCGCTTCGCCGGTGAGGTCATGCAGAAGTTCGTCAACTACCGGCTGCGGCTGGTCGTCGTCGGCGACATCTCCGCGCATCTGGCGGCCAGCGGCGCGCTGCGCGCCCTGGTGGCCGAGTCCAACCGTCACGACCACGTCTGGTTCGTCCCGGACCTGGCCGCGCTGGACGCCCGGCTGGGCGGCGGCTGA
- a CDS encoding glycerophosphodiester phosphodiesterase family protein: protein MQPRHGYLDAPAPLAFAHRGGAAEGDENTAAAFARAIALGYRYVETDVHATADGVPVIFHDASLRRVTGEPGRIADLRWADLASVRVGGAAVVPRLDEVLGAWPEVRFNVDVKADGGVVPTVDTVARTGSGDRVLLASFSDARLARLRALAGPKVATSLGMRGVARLRMASLHGRSLRLPPSVVAAQVPVRYGRLPVVDRRFLDYCHRIGLQVHVWTIDEPAEMHDLLDLGVDGIMTDHVGVLRDVYRSRGHWAA from the coding sequence GTGCAGCCCCGTCACGGCTACCTCGACGCCCCCGCGCCCCTCGCTTTCGCCCACCGCGGCGGCGCGGCCGAGGGCGACGAGAACACCGCCGCCGCGTTCGCCCGCGCCATCGCCCTGGGCTACCGGTACGTGGAGACCGACGTGCACGCCACCGCCGACGGCGTGCCGGTGATCTTCCACGACGCCAGCCTGCGCCGGGTCACCGGTGAGCCCGGCCGCATCGCGGACCTGCGCTGGGCCGACCTGGCCTCGGTACGCGTCGGCGGCGCCGCCGTGGTGCCCCGCCTCGACGAGGTGCTCGGCGCGTGGCCGGAGGTCCGGTTCAACGTCGACGTCAAGGCCGACGGCGGTGTCGTCCCGACCGTCGACACCGTGGCCCGCACCGGGTCCGGCGACCGGGTGCTGCTCGCCTCGTTCAGCGACGCCCGGCTGGCCCGGCTGCGCGCCCTGGCCGGGCCGAAGGTCGCCACCAGCCTCGGCATGCGCGGGGTGGCCCGGCTGCGGATGGCCTCCCTCCACGGGCGGTCGCTGCGGCTGCCCCCGTCCGTGGTCGCGGCCCAGGTCCCCGTCCGGTACGGGCGCCTGCCCGTGGTCGACCGGCGCTTCCTCGACTACTGCCACCGGATCGGCCTGCAGGTGCACGTCTGGACGATCGACGAACCCGCCGAGATGCACGACTTACTTGATCTTGGTGTGGATGGCATCATGACCGATCACGTCGGCGTGCTGCGCGACGTCTACCGCAGCCGCGGCCACTGGGCCGCCTGA
- a CDS encoding NAD(P)H-binding protein — MGRPLVRALAEVGEEVTAVSRRVSAAELPSGVRAVRADLADPTGLKAAVDGGEALFLLFTGEQLAGGADAGAILDVARQGGVRRVVLLSSQGVATKRHPPGQEEAVRASGLEWTVLRPGGFHSNALAWAPGVRSGRVVHAPFGDVALPSVGPADIAEVAALALRDGRHAGGTYELTGPAAVSPRERTAALAAALGEPVRFVEQTPQQAREQMLAFMPEPVVAATLSILGTPSPAEQRVSPDVARLLGRAPRSFADWAARHAADFR, encoded by the coding sequence GTGGGACGTCCGCTCGTACGGGCGCTGGCCGAGGTGGGCGAGGAGGTGACGGCGGTGTCCCGGCGCGTCTCGGCGGCGGAGCTGCCGTCCGGCGTCCGGGCGGTCCGCGCCGACCTGGCCGACCCGACCGGGCTGAAGGCGGCGGTCGACGGCGGCGAGGCGCTGTTCCTGCTGTTCACCGGCGAGCAGTTGGCCGGTGGCGCGGACGCGGGCGCCATCCTCGACGTCGCGCGGCAGGGGGGCGTCCGCCGGGTGGTCCTGCTGTCCTCGCAGGGCGTGGCGACGAAGCGCCATCCACCGGGGCAGGAGGAGGCGGTCCGTGCGTCCGGGCTGGAGTGGACGGTGCTGCGGCCGGGTGGCTTCCACTCCAACGCCCTCGCCTGGGCGCCCGGGGTGCGCTCCGGGCGGGTGGTGCACGCGCCCTTCGGCGACGTGGCGCTGCCCAGCGTCGGCCCGGCCGACATCGCCGAGGTGGCGGCGCTGGCGCTGCGCGACGGGCGCCACGCCGGCGGCACCTACGAGCTGACGGGGCCGGCGGCGGTGTCGCCGCGGGAGCGTACGGCGGCGCTGGCGGCGGCGCTCGGCGAGCCGGTCCGGTTCGTCGAGCAGACCCCGCAGCAGGCGCGGGAGCAGATGCTGGCGTTCATGCCGGAGCCGGTGGTGGCGGCGACCCTGAGCATCCTGGGCACGCCGTCGCCGGCCGAGCAGCGGGTCAGCCCGGACGTCGCGCGGCTGCTCGGCCGGGCGCCGCGCAGCTTCGCCGACTGGGCGGCGCGGCACGCCGCCGACTTCCGCTGA
- the cydB gene encoding cytochrome d ubiquinol oxidase subunit II, whose protein sequence is MELTTVWFLLVAVLFTGYFVLEGFDFGVGMLLPVLGRDDRERRVLINTIGPVWDGNEVWLITAGGAMFAAFPEWYATLFSGFYLPLLLILLALIARGVAFEYRHKRPEASWKRRWDAAIFVGSLLPAILWGVAFANILRGVPLTADHEYAGGLFDLLHPYALLGGVTTLGLFLTHGAVFLALKTTGDIRERAGALAVKVGVGTAVVAVAFLAWTLTIRSSAAAVVLAVGAALALLGGLAAARVRREGWAFTGTAVAIALAVATLFAALFPNVLPSTLDAAGTLTATNAASTPYTLKIMTWVAVVFTPIVLAYQGWTYWVFRKRIGVQNIPQH, encoded by the coding sequence GTGGAACTGACGACCGTCTGGTTTCTCCTCGTCGCCGTGCTCTTCACCGGCTACTTCGTCCTCGAAGGCTTCGACTTCGGCGTCGGCATGCTGCTGCCCGTGCTCGGCCGCGACGACCGGGAACGCCGCGTCCTGATCAACACCATCGGCCCGGTCTGGGACGGCAACGAGGTCTGGCTGATCACCGCCGGCGGCGCCATGTTCGCCGCTTTCCCCGAGTGGTACGCCACCCTCTTCTCCGGCTTCTACCTGCCGCTGCTGCTCATCCTGCTCGCCCTCATCGCCCGCGGGGTGGCCTTCGAGTACCGCCACAAGCGCCCCGAGGCGTCCTGGAAGCGCCGCTGGGACGCCGCCATCTTCGTCGGCTCGCTGCTGCCGGCGATCCTGTGGGGCGTCGCCTTCGCCAACATCCTGCGCGGCGTGCCGCTGACCGCCGACCACGAGTACGCCGGCGGCCTGTTCGACCTGCTGCACCCGTACGCCCTGCTCGGCGGGGTGACCACCCTGGGCCTGTTCCTCACCCACGGCGCGGTGTTCCTCGCCCTGAAGACCACCGGCGACATCCGCGAGCGGGCCGGCGCGCTGGCCGTCAAGGTCGGCGTCGGCACCGCCGTGGTGGCGGTGGCCTTCCTGGCCTGGACGCTGACCATCCGCTCCAGCGCGGCCGCCGTCGTGCTCGCCGTCGGCGCCGCCCTCGCCCTGCTCGGCGGTCTCGCCGCCGCCCGGGTACGCCGGGAGGGCTGGGCGTTCACCGGCACCGCCGTGGCCATCGCCCTGGCCGTGGCGACCCTGTTCGCCGCGCTGTTCCCGAACGTGCTGCCGTCCACCCTGGACGCCGCCGGCACGCTCACGGCGACCAACGCCGCGTCCACCCCCTACACCTTGAAGATCATGACCTGGGTGGCCGTGGTGTTCACCCCGATCGTGCTGGCCTACCAGGGCTGGACCTACTGGGTGTTCCGCAAGCGGATCGGGGTGCAGAACATCCCGCAACACTGA
- a CDS encoding VOC family protein — MKSHVSSILLGVRDMERSKRFYTEGLGWKVAQDYGVSVFFAPDGGSPVGFYGRDGLAEQVGTSPDGSGFSGLVLTYVVRSEARIDEVMAEAEKAGATILKPAGPLPWGGYGGSFADPDGYIWSLGYSAQGENQPYAE; from the coding sequence ATGAAATCCCACGTCAGCTCGATCCTGCTCGGCGTCCGGGACATGGAGCGGTCCAAGCGGTTCTACACGGAAGGTCTCGGCTGGAAGGTCGCGCAGGACTACGGCGTCTCGGTGTTCTTCGCACCCGACGGCGGCTCGCCCGTCGGCTTCTACGGCCGCGACGGCCTGGCCGAGCAGGTCGGCACGAGCCCGGACGGCAGCGGCTTCAGCGGCCTGGTCCTCACCTACGTGGTCCGCAGCGAGGCGCGGATCGACGAGGTCATGGCGGAGGCCGAGAAGGCCGGCGCCACGATCCTCAAGCCCGCGGGCCCCCTGCCCTGGGGCGGGTACGGGGGCTCCTTCGCGGACCCGGACGGCTACATCTGGAGCCTCGGCTACAGCGCCCAGGGCGAGAACCAGCCGTACGCGGAGTGA
- a CDS encoding SDR family NAD(P)-dependent oxidoreductase, which produces MSAPTVLITGTSTGIGLETAVGAARAGWRTVATLRDPARADRLRAAADAAGVGDLLEVRRLDVVDQAAAAACVADVVARHGRLDAVVNNAGAGHVGTLERETIGDIRAVLEVNFFGVLHVTRAALPHLRATRGRLITVTSVGGVVGQPFNEAYCAAKFAVEGFMESLAPVAATLGISVTVIEPGAVASEFVANVGLDAEAAVAAAGVYGPALRAYLDRAAAAFAAAQSPADAAAAVVATLIDPEPPPRVQTSPAARQFVGVKLADPDGLGVTALTAGWVR; this is translated from the coding sequence ATGAGCGCACCAACGGTCCTGATCACCGGCACGTCCACCGGCATCGGCCTGGAGACCGCGGTGGGCGCGGCCCGCGCCGGCTGGCGCACCGTCGCCACGCTGCGCGACCCCGCCCGCGCCGACCGGCTGCGCGCCGCCGCCGACGCCGCCGGGGTCGGCGACCTGCTGGAGGTACGCCGGCTCGACGTCGTCGACCAGGCCGCGGCCGCTGCCTGCGTGGCTGACGTGGTGGCCCGCCACGGCCGGCTCGACGCGGTGGTCAACAACGCCGGCGCCGGCCACGTCGGCACCCTCGAACGCGAGACGATCGGCGACATCCGCGCCGTCCTGGAGGTCAACTTCTTCGGCGTCCTGCACGTCACCCGGGCCGCCCTGCCGCACCTGCGCGCCACCCGGGGCCGGCTGATCACCGTGACCAGCGTGGGCGGGGTGGTCGGGCAGCCGTTCAACGAGGCGTACTGCGCGGCGAAGTTCGCCGTCGAGGGGTTCATGGAGAGCCTCGCCCCGGTCGCCGCCACCCTCGGGATCAGCGTCACCGTGATCGAGCCGGGCGCGGTGGCCAGCGAGTTCGTCGCCAACGTGGGCCTCGACGCCGAGGCCGCGGTGGCCGCCGCCGGCGTGTACGGGCCGGCGCTGCGCGCGTACCTGGATCGCGCCGCCGCCGCGTTCGCCGCCGCCCAGTCACCGGCGGACGCCGCCGCGGCGGTGGTCGCGACGCTGATCGACCCGGAGCCCCCGCCCCGGGTGCAGACCTCCCCCGCCGCCCGGCAGTTCGTCGGCGTCAAGCTGGCCGACCCCGACGGGCTCGGGGTGACCGCGTTGACCGCCGGCTGGGTGCGCTGA
- a CDS encoding lysophospholipid acyltransferase family protein, with amino-acid sequence MDTPITHWRAPLLWRAAQLAARGLVGLVGRLEVSGDVPDELRHGPLVLAANHISPFDPVVLTAACQVRGVHPRIMATGGLFRAPVIGALMRRAGHIRVDRGTSRVHHSLEIAAGAVAGGSVVLVYPEGRIGLDPGMWPERGKTGAARLAFAAGAAVVPVAQWGCHEVVPYQAPRGMLRGLARAVLRRPVIRVRFGAPVLLRDLHPGTPGAARQATDRIIDAITDELVPLRPDEPDRPRHVDPGRPTETTRAHRRRPVR; translated from the coding sequence ATGGACACCCCGATCACCCACTGGCGGGCGCCCCTGCTCTGGCGCGCCGCCCAGCTGGCCGCCCGCGGCCTCGTCGGCCTGGTCGGCCGCCTCGAGGTCAGCGGCGACGTACCCGACGAGCTGCGCCACGGGCCGCTGGTGCTGGCCGCGAACCACATCAGCCCCTTCGACCCCGTGGTGCTCACGGCGGCCTGCCAGGTCCGCGGCGTCCACCCGCGGATCATGGCCACCGGCGGGCTGTTCCGCGCCCCGGTGATCGGCGCGCTGATGCGCCGCGCCGGGCACATCCGCGTCGACCGGGGCACCAGCCGGGTGCACCACTCGCTGGAGATCGCCGCCGGCGCGGTGGCCGGCGGTTCGGTGGTGCTGGTTTACCCCGAGGGGCGCATCGGCCTGGACCCCGGAATGTGGCCCGAGCGGGGCAAGACCGGCGCCGCCCGGCTCGCCTTCGCCGCCGGGGCCGCCGTCGTACCGGTCGCCCAGTGGGGCTGCCACGAGGTGGTGCCCTACCAGGCGCCCAGGGGCATGCTGCGCGGCCTGGCCCGGGCGGTGTTGCGCCGGCCCGTCATCCGGGTGCGCTTCGGCGCCCCGGTGCTGCTGCGCGACCTGCACCCCGGCACCCCCGGCGCGGCCCGGCAGGCCACCGACCGGATCATCGACGCGATCACCGACGAACTCGTGCCGCTGCGCCCCGACGAGCCGGACCGGCCCCGGCACGTCGACCCCGGCCGGCCCACCGAGACCACCCGGGCACACCGCCGCCGGCCGGTGCGCTGA
- a CDS encoding VOC family protein, giving the protein MTVNADLAMVNLDSSDPAAHAAFYSRALGWEVTHSQAEYAMISKDGTSIGFGLVPGYAPPAWPDETAGKRYHLDLYVDDVTLAEKDLVAAGATRPEFQPGGERWTVLLDPIGQPFCLCPRPQG; this is encoded by the coding sequence ATGACAGTGAACGCCGACCTCGCCATGGTCAACCTCGACAGCTCCGACCCGGCCGCCCACGCCGCGTTCTACTCCCGCGCCCTCGGCTGGGAGGTCACACACAGCCAGGCCGAATACGCGATGATCAGCAAGGACGGCACGTCGATCGGCTTCGGCCTGGTGCCCGGGTACGCGCCCCCGGCCTGGCCGGACGAGACCGCCGGCAAGCGCTACCACCTCGACCTCTACGTCGACGACGTGACCCTGGCCGAGAAGGATCTCGTGGCCGCTGGTGCCACCCGGCCCGAGTTCCAGCCGGGCGGGGAACGGTGGACCGTGCTGCTCGACCCGATCGGCCAGCCGTTCTGCCTCTGCCCCCGGCCGCAGGGCTGA
- a CDS encoding MFS transporter has translation MADTVAPAVAEPAHPGSTRRERTGWYFYDWANSAFQTTVITVFLGPFLTTVTELAAGCELGADSCDGVVHPLGIRVAAGSFYPYLISLSVFLTVFVLPVVGAIADRSAHKKRLLALAAFTGAGATIGFAFVTGDRYLLGGALFLVANISFGAAVVVYNSFLPQLGGPDDRDAISSRGWAIGYLGGGLLLALNLVAVTLLSEEGNPQRTLDLARWSIVSAGVWWAAFTLLPLRWLREHPAAAAAARVGRGNVLTDGFRQLGHTLRNIKAYPLTLFFLLAFLVYNDGIQTVITLASQYGTEELKLEQSTLIVTILLVQFLAFGGALALGALARRIGAWKTVLLSLVLWTGVIIAAFRLPAEAPLPFMVLGGCIGLVLGGSQALSRSLFSQLIPAGKEGEYYGFYEISDKGTSWLGPLAFGLVFQLTSSYRVGLVSLLIFFVVGFALLAAVPIRRAIIAAGNTPPRVL, from the coding sequence ATGGCCGATACGGTCGCCCCCGCCGTCGCCGAACCCGCCCACCCGGGCAGCACCCGCCGCGAACGCACCGGCTGGTACTTCTACGACTGGGCGAACTCCGCCTTCCAGACCACGGTTATCACGGTCTTCCTCGGCCCGTTCCTCACCACCGTCACCGAGCTGGCCGCCGGCTGCGAGCTGGGCGCCGACAGCTGCGACGGGGTCGTGCACCCCCTGGGCATCCGGGTCGCCGCGGGCTCCTTCTACCCGTACCTGATCTCGCTGTCGGTGTTCCTCACCGTGTTCGTGCTTCCCGTGGTCGGCGCGATCGCCGACCGGTCCGCGCACAAGAAGCGGCTGCTCGCCCTCGCCGCGTTCACCGGCGCCGGCGCGACCATCGGGTTCGCCTTCGTCACCGGCGACCGCTACCTGCTCGGCGGGGCGCTGTTCCTGGTCGCCAACATCTCCTTCGGCGCCGCCGTGGTGGTCTACAACTCGTTCCTGCCGCAGCTCGGCGGCCCCGACGACCGGGACGCCATCTCCAGCCGCGGCTGGGCCATCGGCTACCTCGGCGGCGGGCTGCTGCTCGCGCTGAACCTGGTGGCGGTCACGCTGCTCAGCGAGGAGGGCAACCCGCAGCGCACCCTGGACCTGGCCCGCTGGTCGATCGTCTCGGCCGGCGTCTGGTGGGCGGCGTTCACCCTGCTGCCGCTGCGCTGGCTGCGGGAGCACCCCGCCGCCGCTGCGGCGGCCCGGGTCGGCCGCGGCAACGTGCTCACCGACGGGTTCCGGCAGCTCGGCCACACCCTGCGCAACATCAAGGCCTATCCGCTGACGCTGTTCTTCCTGCTCGCCTTCCTGGTCTACAACGACGGCATCCAGACCGTCATCACCCTGGCCAGCCAGTACGGCACCGAGGAACTGAAGCTGGAGCAGAGCACCCTGATCGTGACGATCCTGCTGGTGCAGTTCCTGGCCTTCGGCGGCGCGCTCGCCCTCGGCGCCCTCGCACGGCGCATCGGCGCCTGGAAGACGGTGCTGCTGTCCCTGGTGCTCTGGACCGGGGTGATCATCGCGGCGTTCCGGCTGCCCGCCGAGGCGCCGCTGCCGTTCATGGTGCTCGGCGGGTGCATCGGTCTCGTGCTCGGCGGCAGCCAGGCGCTGAGCCGGTCGCTGTTCAGCCAGCTCATCCCCGCCGGGAAGGAGGGCGAGTACTACGGCTTCTACGAGATCAGCGACAAGGGCACCAGCTGGCTCGGACCGCTCGCCTTCGGCCTGGTGTTCCAGCTGACCTCGTCGTACCGGGTGGGCCTCGTCTCCCTGCTGATCTTCTTCGTGGTCGGGTTCGCGCTGCTGGCCGCCGTGCCGATCCGCCGGGCCATCATCGCCGCCGGGAACACCCCGCCCCGGGTGCTGTGA
- a CDS encoding winged helix-turn-helix transcriptional regulator → MTSTTWRSGLDGDPEQACPIAPVVDLVFSRWTTPILWALHEYGRQRFVELERRLVIITPKVLTQRLRQLERDGLVRRTYHAEVPPRVEYEITELGRSLAPIFAHLAQWSAGNLDRVEQARQDYDARQRPSRGR, encoded by the coding sequence GTGACCAGCACCACCTGGCGCTCCGGGCTGGACGGTGACCCGGAGCAGGCCTGCCCGATCGCCCCGGTGGTCGACCTCGTGTTCAGCCGCTGGACCACGCCGATCCTCTGGGCCCTGCACGAGTACGGCCGGCAGCGCTTCGTCGAGCTGGAACGGCGGCTCGTCATCATCACCCCGAAGGTGCTCACCCAGCGGCTGCGGCAGCTCGAACGCGACGGCCTCGTGCGGCGCACCTACCACGCCGAGGTCCCGCCCCGGGTGGAATACGAGATCACCGAGCTGGGGCGCAGCCTGGCCCCGATCTTCGCCCACCTGGCACAGTGGTCGGCCGGCAACCTCGACCGGGTCGAGCAGGCCCGGCAGGACTACGACGCCCGCCAGCGGCCGTCGCGCGGGCGCTGA
- a CDS encoding helix-turn-helix domain-containing protein, which produces MGNDMYSVEQVADLLGLHVRTVRGYIRTGRLRAVRIGKQYRVARADLDALTGRPAPAAGPPALEVSSIVQVDGVNRAAADRLATLVLAGVNTHHDPARPLRVQTVHDEERHRMKIVILGDAAATADLLHLVDAVLAGDNDLRTAKEAGDA; this is translated from the coding sequence ATGGGTAATGACATGTACTCGGTGGAGCAGGTGGCGGACCTGCTCGGGCTGCACGTGCGCACCGTGCGCGGCTACATCCGCACGGGCCGGCTGCGCGCCGTGCGGATCGGCAAGCAGTACCGCGTGGCCCGCGCCGACCTGGACGCGCTGACCGGCCGGCCCGCCCCGGCCGCCGGCCCGCCGGCGCTGGAGGTGTCCAGCATCGTGCAGGTCGACGGCGTCAACCGGGCCGCCGCCGACCGCCTGGCCACGCTGGTGCTGGCCGGTGTCAACACCCACCACGACCCCGCCCGCCCGCTGCGCGTGCAGACCGTCCACGACGAGGAACGCCACCGCATGAAGATCGTGATCCTGGGTGACGCCGCCGCCACCGCCGACCTGCTGCACCTGGTCGACGCCGTGCTGGCCGGCGACAACGACCTGCGCACCGCGAAGGAGGCCGGCGATGCCTGA
- a CDS encoding cytochrome ubiquinol oxidase subunit I: MDALDVARWQFGVTTVYHFLFVPLTIGLSVLVAILQTLWHRTGKERYLKLTKFYGKLFLINFAMGVVTGIVQEFQFGMNWSDYSRFVGDIFGAPLAIEALVAFFLESTFIGLWIFGWDRLPKRLHLAAIWAAAVGTNLSAYFILAANSFMQNPVGYRVNPDTGRAELTDFVAVLTNKVALITFPHTLAGAFLVAGSLIVAVGLWHVIRRPGDGDTDAYRFATKFGSWVVLVSAALVLFTGDIQGKIMTQVQPMKMAAAEGLYTTESPASFSVLTVGSLDGSREIFAIKIPHLLSYLGTGDPNGTVHGINDLQAQYASQYGAGSYTPIIPVTYWSFRFMIALGMAAAAIALLVLWTQRKGRTPTSRWLLRAGLVMPVLPLLANSFGWIFTEMGRQPWIVFGEMLTRNGVSRSVSLTEVLTSFTAFTLIYATLAVIEFKLLVRYAKAGVPDVTPQPAADDDTDDAERPLAFAY; the protein is encoded by the coding sequence GTGGACGCGTTGGACGTCGCCCGCTGGCAGTTCGGTGTCACCACCGTCTACCACTTTCTCTTCGTGCCCTTGACCATCGGCCTGTCCGTGCTGGTGGCCATCCTCCAGACGCTGTGGCACCGCACCGGCAAGGAGCGATACCTCAAGCTCACCAAGTTCTACGGCAAGCTCTTCCTCATCAACTTCGCCATGGGCGTGGTCACGGGCATCGTCCAGGAGTTCCAGTTCGGCATGAACTGGTCGGACTACTCGCGCTTCGTCGGCGACATCTTCGGCGCCCCCCTGGCCATCGAGGCGCTGGTCGCGTTCTTCCTGGAATCCACCTTCATCGGCCTGTGGATCTTCGGCTGGGACCGGCTGCCCAAGCGGCTGCACCTGGCCGCCATCTGGGCCGCGGCCGTCGGCACGAACCTGTCCGCCTACTTCATCCTGGCCGCGAACTCGTTCATGCAGAACCCGGTCGGCTACCGGGTCAACCCCGACACCGGCCGCGCCGAGCTGACCGACTTCGTCGCCGTGCTCACCAACAAGGTCGCCCTCATCACCTTCCCGCACACCCTGGCCGGCGCGTTCCTGGTCGCCGGATCCCTGATCGTGGCCGTCGGGCTGTGGCACGTCATCCGCCGCCCCGGTGACGGCGACACCGACGCCTACCGCTTCGCCACGAAGTTCGGCTCCTGGGTGGTGCTGGTCTCCGCCGCGCTGGTGCTGTTCACCGGAGACATCCAGGGCAAGATCATGACCCAGGTGCAGCCCATGAAGATGGCCGCCGCCGAGGGCCTCTACACCACCGAGAGCCCCGCCTCGTTCTCCGTGCTCACCGTCGGCAGCCTCGACGGCAGCCGGGAGATCTTCGCCATCAAGATCCCGCACCTGCTGTCGTACCTCGGCACCGGCGACCCGAACGGCACCGTGCACGGCATCAACGACCTGCAGGCCCAGTACGCCAGCCAGTACGGCGCCGGCAGCTACACCCCGATCATCCCGGTCACCTACTGGAGCTTCCGGTTCATGATCGCGCTCGGGATGGCCGCCGCCGCGATCGCCCTGCTCGTGCTCTGGACCCAGCGCAAGGGCCGCACCCCGACCAGCCGCTGGCTGCTGCGCGCCGGCCTCGTCATGCCGGTCCTGCCGCTGCTGGCCAACTCCTTCGGCTGGATCTTCACCGAGATGGGCCGCCAGCCGTGGATCGTCTTCGGCGAGATGCTCACCCGCAACGGCGTGTCCCGCAGCGTCTCGCTGACCGAGGTGCTCACCTCGTTCACCGCCTTCACCCTGATCTACGCCACCCTCGCGGTGATCGAGTTCAAGCTGCTGGTCCGGTACGCGAAGGCCGGCGTGCCCGACGTCACCCCGCAGCCCGCCGCAGACGACGACACCGACGACGCCGAGCGCCCGCTGGCGTTCGCCTACTGA